The sequence TTTGATACCGCTTCCGAAACAGCTACTTTTATTTCTTCGATTTCATTCAGCGTCAAATCCATTTGCGCGGCGAAGGCGGCTGCCGCCACTCTGGCAATACCGACATTTTCACTGTTGCTGGTGAAGGACATAAAAATGCGATTTTTGACAGTCATGGTGTCCTCCTCAAGCACATTCCAAAGCTTCGGTCTCGGAGTCATACGTCCTGATAATGTTCAATAACCCTGCAAGCTCGAAAATCTTGGCTACCTGCGGCTGAAGGCAAGCAGCCAACATTTTGCCGCCACTGGTGCTTATGCGCTTGTAACGGCCCAAAATAACGCCAAGACCGGAACTATCAATAAAAGTAACATCTTCAAAGCTCAAAAGAATATTTTTTAACCCTGTTGTATCAAGGGCATTGTCCACTTGCCGACGAAACTCGTCAGCCACATGCATGTCCAATTCTCCGCTAATGCGGACAATTAAAAATCCCTGTTTCACTGCCGTTGTGATGACCAACGCGGTTTCCCTCCCATTTTTGCATTGTTAAGTATATTCTCCTTCAGGAAAATTCTTCCTGCACAAAAAAACATAAAAAAGAAAAAAGCGGCGTAAAATTCGGTTGCAAAAAAAGAAACGAGGAAATTCCTCGCCATAAATTTACTATGGATTAATACTAAAAAAATTTGTGAGCATATTCTGGAAAATTTTAAAGAAACCGGCCTTTTCTACTGTTTTTTCCGCAACAAGGTCTACTTTCCCTATTTCTTTGCCGTCGCAAAGTGCAATCAGTTCACCGTATTTTTGGCCTTGGATAATAGGAGCGTTCACCTGCGGTTCAGCTACGACTTTTTTCTGCAAATTTTTGTTTTGTCCCTTGGGAACCACCAGTGTCAAGTCATTGGCAACCACAAGCTGCACTTCCCGTTCCATTCCTTTATTCACTTTGATCCGACCAACAACTGCCTCTTTCTCGGCAACAGGCACAGCAGCAAAGTTGGCGAAACCCCAATCCATAAGTTTCATGCTCTCGCGGAGATGGGAACGCGGCTCAGGCGTAGCAAATACGACGGCAATGAGACGCAGGCCATCCCGTTTTGCCGTCCCGGCAAAACAATATTTGGCTTCTTCCGTCCAGCCGGTTTTCAGCCCGTCAGCACCTTTATACCACCAGAGCAGTTTATTCGTATTGACTAACCAGTTTTTACCTTCCCGCAACCAATATTCTTTAATACCGCAGAGTTCCATATACAAAGGATGACGCACTGCTTCTTTTACAAGCAGGGCGGTGTCATAGGCGCTCATATAGTGATCCTGCGCGGGAAGTCCGTTCACATTAACAAAATGAGTGTTTTGCAGGCCGAGACTGGCGGCGCGTTTATTCATGGCTTCGACAGCAGCCTGTTCACTTCCGTAAATATGTTCCATTAAAGCGACGGCGGCGTCATTGGCACTTACCACCGCCACGGCGATCATCATTTCTTGAACGGTCATAGCTTCGCCCGGCTCCAGCCAAATCTGCGAGCCACCCTGCCGCCACGCATGTTCACTAGTATACACTAAGTCGGTCGGCTTGATTCTCCCCTGCTCGACCGCTTCAACGGCTAATAGTAGTGTCATCACTTTGGTAACGCTGGCCGGCGGCAAGCGCTTATGGGGCTCTTTCTCCCACAAAACTGCGCCGTTAGCGTCCATCAGCACTGCCGATTCTGCCGTTGTTTCCAGCTGGGCCGGCGTCCTGAGCGGCGCTGCCCAAGCAATTGGCAAAGATGCCATTAACTGGAAGAACATAAAGCATACCAGAGTCATTACTGTAATAAGGCGTAGCTGGCTCATAACGGTTAACACTCCTTTCGTTTTTATTTTAGGTTATCCAGCATAATCAAGGCTTACACTGGAAAAAAGAACATGAAAGCCGGCAGCAGCTGCCGGCATGACAATGTATTATGATATTTTGCAATATCCTTGTTCATCAACGATGCCTAGTAGCAATGGGAGCGGTGGAACTGTATCGTCGCCAAGGGAGATCGCTGCCAATACGTTTTGTTGTGCCTGCTCTGCTTTTCGCGGATCATTAGCATGAATAATGGCCAGCGGCTGTCCTTGCTCGACAAAGTCTCCCACTTCTACTTGCATAGTCAGGCCTACGGTAAAGTCGATAACGTCACCCTTCTTTTCCCGGCCGGCCCCCAGCAACATGGCGGCATTGCCGATGCAGGCAGGGTCAATTCTCTGCACATATCCGCGACGCTGGCTTGCGACCGCTAACTTAAGCTGAGCGGCCGGCAACAGATCCGGCCGAAAAGCAACGGCCGGATCTCCCCCCTGAGCAGCGATAAATTCTTGAAACTTAGCCAACGCTGCGCCGCTCGCCAGCAGGCGCTCTAGTTTTTCCCGCGCCGCAACGGCGCTGTCTGCCGCCTGGGCCAATAACAGCATATGGGTTGCCAAAGTTAGGCAGACCTCATATAAGCGCCCTCGCTTGCGCCCGGCCAAAATATCAATCGCTTCAGCCACTTCCAGACTATTCCCTACCGCCTGCCCTAGCGGCTGGTCCATAGCTGTCAGGACGGCAACCGTTTCCCGTCCTACCTGTCGTCCAATTGCTACCATTGTTTTCGCCAGCTCAATCGCATCATCAAGCGTTTTCATAAACGCACCCTTGCCTACTTTTACGTCGAGCAGAATTTTATCGGCGCCAACGGCGATTTTCTTGCTCATGATGGAAGAGGCAATGAGGGGTATGCTTTCTACCGTTGCCGTGGCGTCGCGCAGCGCATAAATTTTGCCATCGGACGGAGCAATATCACTGGTTTGCCTGGTCACTGCGATCTGATGACGTCTAAGATTGCCGATAAATTCCGCCTCACTGAGCTGAGTGCGAAATCCCGGAATGGCCTCCAACTTGTCAATAGTGCCGCCCGTAAAACCGAGACCGCGGCCGGACATTTTGGCCACCGGCACGCCGGCGGCAGCCACAAGCGGCGCCACGACCAATGTTGTCGTATCGGCCACACCGCCGGTACTGTGCTTATCCACTTTGATCCCGTCGATGCCGCTTAAGTCTAAAATCTTGCCGGAAGCGGCCATGGCCATAGTCAACGCGGCTGTTTCCTCTGCGGTCATGCCGCGAATAAACACCGCCATTAAAAACGCGGCCATCTGATAATCAGGAATGGTATCATTCGTGAATCCTTGTACCAAGGCGGTAATAGCTTCCGCGGTAAGAGTCGCTCCATCTCGTTTAGCAGCTATAAGGTCTAAGACGCGCATCGATCACTTCACCTCTGCTAAAAAGCTAACGCCGAATGGCGCCGGAAGGGAAAAGTTATCAGCAACGGTAGCCGCCACATCGGCAAAACTTTGCCGCGTCCCCAGACTATGGCCCCGAATGCAGCGGTGATAAACAATCAGTGGAACATATTCGCGCGTGTGATCACTGCCGCTAAATGTAGGGTCACATCCATGGTCAGCCGTTATAATAAGCAAATCATCACTGTGAAGGGATGCCAGCAGCACGCCAAGCTGGCGGTCAAACTTCTCCAGAGCGCGGGCATAACCGACAGGGTCGCGCCGGTGCCCATAAATGCTGTCAAAATCCACTAAGTTTACCATTATTACACCTTTTTCTGATTGCGTCGTCACTAACTTAATAAGTGTTTCCATGCCATCATCGTTAGACTTAGTGGGAAAGGAACGGGTAATACCTCGCTGGGCAAAAATATCGGCGATTTTCCCTACGCCAGTTACACTGTAACCGGCACGAACTAACAAATCGAGTATAGTGTCACAAGACGGCGGCAAACTGTAATCATGCCGGTTCGCGGTGCGGGTAAAGCTACCTGGGCGGCCGATAAACGGCCGGGCAATCACCCTGCCTACGGCATGAGGCCCGACGCATACCTCTTCGCGGGCAATACGGCATAAACGGTACAATTCTTCCAGAGGGATAATTTCTTCATGGGCGGCGATTTGAAAAACACTGTCGGCAGAAGTATAAACAATCGGACAACCGCTGCGCATATGCTCGGCGCCCAGTTCCTGAATAATGGCCGTACCGGACGCAGCTTTGTTCCCCAGTATACACCGTCCGGTAAGAGCACTAAATTTTTCGATCACTTCCGGTGGAAACCCGTTTGGGTAAACGGGAAACGGCGTATAAACAGGACACCCGGCTAATTCCCAATGGCCTGACGTCGTATCCTTGCCTTTTGAAACCTCCGCCATCTTGCCGAAAGCACCACGAGGTTCAATATTGCTCCGCACCCCTTTGATCGGTTCAATACAGCCTAATCCCAAACTTTCCAAAACAGGCAAAAAAAGCCCGCCTTGCGAGCGGGCAATATTAGCCAGTGTATTGGCGCCGATGTCGCCATAATCAGCGGCATCAGGCAAAGCGCCGATGCCGACGCTGTCCATAATGATAATAATAATTCTGTCAAACAAGTCTGTATTCTCCTTTATATACCGAATAAATTCAAGCCTATTTATTATGCGCGGGGATGAGCTTTGTCATACACTTCTTTTAGACGGTTTTTGGTAACATGGGTGTAAATCTGGGTGGTGGAAATATCAGCATGCCCTAGCATTTCTTGCACTGAACGTAGGTCGGCACCATTTTCCAACAAATGCGTGGCAAAAGAATGGCGGAGGGTATGAGGCGTAATCTCTTTAGTAATATTGGCTTCCTGCGCATATTTTTTGATTATTTTCCAAAAACCCTGCCGCGTTAGCCGGTTGCCGTGATGATTAACAAACAGGGCCGGTTCATCATAGGTACGAACCAGTTTCGGCCGGCCTTTGGCGATATACTCCTGGACGCATTTGGCGGCAATTGAGCCTAGCGGCACAATGCGCTCCTTGGCGCCTTTTCCATAGCACTTTATATAGCCCATATCCAGATTTACATCAGTGATATTGAGAGAGATGAGCTCCGAAACGCGAATACCGGTAGCGTATAAGAGTTCTAGCATGGCTTTATCCCGCAAGCCTGTCGGCAGCAAAGAATTAGGCTGCTTTAACAATTCTTCCACTTCGGCAATGGAAAGAATTTTGGGTAGTTTTTTCTCTAATTTGGGCGATTCTAAATTGGCGGCCGGATCTTTATCTATGTAGCGCTCCCGTACTAAGTATTGGTAAAAAGACTTGATAGCAGCAAGATTGCGCGAAATCGTCGAAACAGCCCGTCCTTTACTCTGGAGATTATTCAAATAATTGAGGATGGTATTGCGGTTGGAATCTTTAATTATATCCAGTTTATCGTTCTGCAAGAACAGCTGAAACTGGCGCAAATCCCGGCCGTATGATTCAAGCGTATTCTGCGCT comes from Thermosinus carboxydivorans Nor1 and encodes:
- the spoIIAA gene encoding anti-sigma F factor antagonist, whose translation is MVITTAVKQGFLIVRISGELDMHVADEFRRQVDNALDTTGLKNILLSFEDVTFIDSSGLGVILGRYKRISTSGGKMLAACLQPQVAKIFELAGLLNIIRTYDSETEALECA
- a CDS encoding D-alanyl-D-alanine carboxypeptidase family protein, whose translation is MSQLRLITVMTLVCFMFFQLMASLPIAWAAPLRTPAQLETTAESAVLMDANGAVLWEKEPHKRLPPASVTKVMTLLLAVEAVEQGRIKPTDLVYTSEHAWRQGGSQIWLEPGEAMTVQEMMIAVAVVSANDAAVALMEHIYGSEQAAVEAMNKRAASLGLQNTHFVNVNGLPAQDHYMSAYDTALLVKEAVRHPLYMELCGIKEYWLREGKNWLVNTNKLLWWYKGADGLKTGWTEEAKYCFAGTAKRDGLRLIAVVFATPEPRSHLRESMKLMDWGFANFAAVPVAEKEAVVGRIKVNKGMEREVQLVVANDLTLVVPKGQNKNLQKKVVAEPQVNAPIIQGQKYGELIALCDGKEIGKVDLVAEKTVEKAGFFKIFQNMLTNFFSINP
- a CDS encoding thymidine phosphorylase is translated as MRVLDLIAAKRDGATLTAEAITALVQGFTNDTIPDYQMAAFLMAVFIRGMTAEETAALTMAMAASGKILDLSGIDGIKVDKHSTGGVADTTTLVVAPLVAAAGVPVAKMSGRGLGFTGGTIDKLEAIPGFRTQLSEAEFIGNLRRHQIAVTRQTSDIAPSDGKIYALRDATATVESIPLIASSIMSKKIAVGADKILLDVKVGKGAFMKTLDDAIELAKTMVAIGRQVGRETVAVLTAMDQPLGQAVGNSLEVAEAIDILAGRKRGRLYEVCLTLATHMLLLAQAADSAVAAREKLERLLASGAALAKFQEFIAAQGGDPAVAFRPDLLPAAQLKLAVASQRRGYVQRIDPACIGNAAMLLGAGREKKGDVIDFTVGLTMQVEVGDFVEQGQPLAIIHANDPRKAEQAQQNVLAAISLGDDTVPPLPLLLGIVDEQGYCKIS
- a CDS encoding phosphopentomutase, giving the protein MFDRIIIIIMDSVGIGALPDAADYGDIGANTLANIARSQGGLFLPVLESLGLGCIEPIKGVRSNIEPRGAFGKMAEVSKGKDTTSGHWELAGCPVYTPFPVYPNGFPPEVIEKFSALTGRCILGNKAASGTAIIQELGAEHMRSGCPIVYTSADSVFQIAAHEEIIPLEELYRLCRIAREEVCVGPHAVGRVIARPFIGRPGSFTRTANRHDYSLPPSCDTILDLLVRAGYSVTGVGKIADIFAQRGITRSFPTKSNDDGMETLIKLVTTQSEKGVIMVNLVDFDSIYGHRRDPVGYARALEKFDRQLGVLLASLHSDDLLIITADHGCDPTFSGSDHTREYVPLIVYHRCIRGHSLGTRQSFADVAATVADNFSLPAPFGVSFLAEVK
- the xerD gene encoding site-specific tyrosine recombinase XerD, with protein sequence MDSYVDEFINYLAVERGLAQNTLESYGRDLRQFQLFLQNDKLDIIKDSNRNTILNYLNNLQSKGRAVSTISRNLAAIKSFYQYLVRERYIDKDPAANLESPKLEKKLPKILSIAEVEELLKQPNSLLPTGLRDKAMLELLYATGIRVSELISLNITDVNLDMGYIKCYGKGAKERIVPLGSIAAKCVQEYIAKGRPKLVRTYDEPALFVNHHGNRLTRQGFWKIIKKYAQEANITKEITPHTLRHSFATHLLENGADLRSVQEMLGHADISTTQIYTHVTKNRLKEVYDKAHPRA